From the Juglans microcarpa x Juglans regia isolate MS1-56 chromosome 3D, Jm3101_v1.0, whole genome shotgun sequence genome, the window CCCTTGCCACCAAACCAAAAGCTCCACCTGAGCTTGGTTGCTGATCTTATCCATGCGCCGGTTCAAGATCTCTTCCGGTTTAGCCTTGACCATTCCCTATCCATCTACTGGTGGTAACATGGGTAAGGCAATGATTCGGTTTCCTACcttcttttttaattgagaTACATGGAATGTGGGGTGGATTCTTGAATATGATGGTAGATCTAATTTATAAGCCACCTGACCTATTTTTTGTGTAATGCGAAAAGGCCCAAAAAACCGAGGGGCTAACTTGAGGTTGCGCCGCTGAGCCACCGTGCTCTGCCTATAAGGCTGGAGCCGCATGTATATTTCTTCACCCACATTAAACTGTCGTTCCTTGCGTCTGAGATCTGAgtacttttttatttgattttgtgcATTGAGGATGTTATGTTTTAGCATCTGTGAAATCTGGTCCCGAGTCTTGAGAGCAGTGTCTACAACTTCTACACGTGCTATTCCCAACTCATAGTTTAGTAATCGAGGAGGTGGTTGTCCATATAGAGCCTCATAGGGAGTTGTTCTGGTAGATGAGTGCTGGGTTGAGTTGTACCACCATTCCATGAGGGGAATCCACCTCACCCAATCTTTGGGCCTGTCCCCACTGAAACAACGGAGGTAATTCTCCACCGTCTTGTTTACAGCTTTCGTCTATCCATCCGTTTGCAGGTGGTATGTCGTGCTTAAAGAGAGATGAACACCCTGCAAAGAGAAAATTTCTTGTCAAAACTGGCTTGTAAAGGTGTTGTCATGGTCAGAAACAATAGACTGTGGCAGCCCatgaagtttgaaaatatgctTAAAAAAGAGATGAGCAATATCCCTAGCTGTATATGGGTGTTTGATAGGGATGAAATGGGCATATTTGGTCAGCCTGTCGACCACTACCCACAAGGCATTGAATCCTTGGGAGTTAGGCAAGGcctccacaaaatccatggtTATATGCGACCATGATTGAGTCAGCACGGGTAGTGGCTGTAGTAGCCCGCTAGGTAGGGTGTTGTCCACCTTAATGTGTTGGCACACGTCACAGTTTCGGATAAATGCCTTAACATCCTTCTCAAGGCCTTCCTAATAGAAATCCCTCCGCATTCAATGAATGGTTTTATCATAACCTGAATGACCTCCCCATAAGCTACTGTGCGACAGTTCTAACAGCCTGTTTTTGAATTCCTCATGCTTGGGATATACAACATGCTCTTGTACAACAAGAAATCCTCCCTCATGGTATACTTAGGGCCCAGCTTGCCCTCCGAGAGAGACTGCATCAAGTTTTGGACTTGTGCATCCCCTTCACACGCTGCCTTCAAATCATCAATTCACTGCACATTAAGGAACGAAATCAGCATTAGTTTAGCCTTCCCTTCTATATCCCTTCTTGATAGGGCATCGGCCACTCTATTCTCTACCCCTTTTTTATACTCCACCACGAAGTTATAACCCAACAACTTGGTAATCCACCGTTGTTGCATTAGGGTGTCCACCTTTTAGTCCAAAAGGTGCTTGAGACTCTGCTGGTCAGTGCGCACCACAAAGGCTTGCCCCAATAGATAATGTCGCCACTTAAGAACGGATGAGACAAGGGCAAACAGCTCCTTCTCATAAGTGGACATCATAAGGGCCCTTCCCTTTAATGCTCGGTTGAAAAAAGCTAAGGGTTTACCCTACTGCATCAAAACAACCCCAATGGTGTTGCCTGAGGCATCGCACTCAATATTAAACGGCCTTGAGAAATCCAGAAGTGTTAGAACTGGGAGTTGGGTGACGGCCTCCTTGAGCTTGTGAAAGGTCATCCGTGCCTCCTCACTCCACTTGAAAGCatctttttttaacatttggGTTAAGGGAGAGGCAATCCCCCCATATCCTTTTATAAACCATCGGTAGTAACCCGTTAGACCTAAGAAGCCCTTCAAGCCCTTAAGGGATTTGGGTAGTGGCCCATCTTTCGTGGCTAATAGCTTATCGGGATCTGCCCGTACTCCTTCCGCTAAAATTAGGTGGCCCAAATAGCCTATTTCTTTGCACCCAAAGTGGCATTTGGATCTCTTGGCGTACAGCTTATGTTGCCGTAGAATTTCAAAGGTCACTTGGAGGTGCCGTACATGGTCCTCCATTGTTTTGTTGTACACAagtatatcataaaataaaaaaataaaaaaataaaagtatgaaTTTCTTCAAGTAAGACCTAAATATCTTATTCATAAGACTTTGGAAAGTGGATGGTGCGTGTTAGCCCAAAGGGCATAACTAAGAATTCATAGTGGCCTCATGCGTCCTAAACTCTGTCTTGGGCACATCTTCTAGTTTGACCAAAATTTGGTGGTAGCCCGATCTCAAATCTAGTTTAGAAAAAACTTTAGCTCCATACAATTCATCCATAAGCTCTTCCATCACTGGGATGAGATATTTATCCTTAATAGTGGCCTTATTTAGGCCCCAGTAGTCGATACATAGCCTCCACATACCATCTGCCTTACGGACCAGTAACACCGGGGATGAGTAGGGACTTTGACTAGGCCGTATAACCC encodes:
- the LOC121255264 gene encoding uncharacterized mitochondrial protein AtMg00860-like, translated to MEDHVRHLQVTFEILRQHKLYAKRSKCHFGCKEIGYLGHLILAEGVRADPDKLLATKDGPLPKSLKGLKGFLGLTGYYRWFIKGYGGIASPLTQMLKKDAFKWSEEARMTFHKLKEAVTQLPVLTLLDFSRPFNIECDASGNTIGVVLMQ